The Mammaliicoccus sciuri genome window below encodes:
- the rpsR gene encoding 30S ribosomal protein S18, with product MAGGPRRGGRRRKKVCYFTANGITHIDYKDTDLLKKFISERGKILPRRVTGTSAKYQRMLTVAIKRARHMALLPYVKEEQ from the coding sequence ATGGCAGGTGGACCAAGAAGAGGTGGTCGTCGTCGTAAAAAAGTTTGTTACTTCACAGCAAACGGTATTACACATATCGACTACAAAGATACAGATTTACTTAAAAAGTTTATCTCAGAAAGAGGTAAAATCTTACCACGTCGTGTAACAGGTACTTCAGCAAAATACCAACGTATGCTTACTGTAGCTATCAAACGTGCACGTCACATGGCTTTATTACCATACGTTAAAGAAGAGCAATAA
- a CDS encoding bifunctional homocysteine S-methyltransferase/methylenetetrahydrofolate reductase, with protein MSLKEALKNQILVADGAIGTILYSEGLDTCPESYNLTHPNKIEQIHRSYIEAGADIIQTNTYGANFEKLQDFNLEHRVKEIHREAVQIAKRASNDHTFILGTVGGFRNIKKSNLSIEAIQYHTEIQIETLVNEGVDGILFETYYDLEELLAVLKDTKARYDIPIIAQLTASNTNYLRNGTPIPDALETLVKAGADVVGLNCHHGPYHMIKTFKHIDLPDHAYLSCYPNASLLDLEDNDLKYNNNSDYFSDAAKELVNQGVRLIGGCCGTTPEHIKKIKNVVKDLKPIKHKNVIPIETKQYKKQNKEEPSIKELVQQRPTVIVELDTPKHLDTNKFFNGIQALEDAGVDAVTLADNSLASVRISNIAAASIIKQKYKIRPLVHLACRDRNLIGLQSHLMGLSLLGINDILTITGDPSKVGNFPGATSVFDVNSSGLAEIITQFNQGINADGDTLRSNTNFSVAGAFNPNVRRLEPAVKRLEKKIESGMEYFITQPIYEPERVKEIYEATKHIDAPIFIGIMPITNYNNALFLHNEVPGIKLSDTVLNAFEKVKDDRDATRELSINLSKQLIDAVHQYFNGLYLVTPFLKYDLTVELANYSKLKTGTQTKEAIL; from the coding sequence ATGAGTCTAAAAGAAGCGTTAAAGAACCAAATTTTAGTAGCTGACGGAGCAATTGGAACCATCCTCTACTCTGAAGGATTGGATACTTGTCCAGAAAGTTATAATTTGACACACCCTAACAAGATAGAACAAATTCACCGTTCTTATATTGAAGCTGGTGCAGATATTATTCAAACAAACACGTACGGTGCAAATTTTGAGAAGCTTCAAGATTTTAATTTAGAACATCGCGTAAAAGAAATTCATCGTGAAGCTGTTCAAATCGCTAAAAGAGCGAGCAACGATCATACGTTTATTCTAGGTACGGTAGGCGGTTTTCGTAATATCAAAAAGAGTAACTTATCAATTGAAGCCATTCAATATCATACAGAGATTCAAATTGAAACACTTGTTAATGAAGGTGTAGATGGTATTTTATTTGAAACATACTACGATTTAGAAGAATTGCTTGCTGTCTTAAAAGATACAAAAGCAAGATACGACATTCCGATTATTGCTCAACTAACAGCTAGTAATACAAATTATTTGAGAAATGGCACACCTATACCAGATGCATTAGAAACATTAGTGAAAGCCGGTGCAGATGTCGTTGGTTTAAATTGTCATCACGGTCCATATCATATGATTAAGACATTTAAACATATTGACTTACCTGATCATGCTTACCTTTCTTGTTATCCAAATGCAAGTTTGCTGGATTTAGAAGACAACGACTTGAAATACAATAACAACTCAGATTACTTTTCAGATGCAGCTAAAGAGCTCGTTAACCAAGGCGTGAGATTAATAGGTGGATGTTGTGGTACAACACCAGAACATATTAAAAAAATAAAGAATGTCGTCAAAGATTTAAAGCCTATCAAGCACAAAAATGTTATACCAATCGAAACAAAACAGTACAAAAAGCAAAATAAAGAAGAACCTAGTATTAAAGAGCTTGTTCAACAAAGACCAACCGTTATTGTTGAATTAGATACACCTAAACATTTAGATACGAATAAATTTTTCAATGGGATACAAGCTCTAGAAGATGCAGGTGTAGATGCAGTCACACTTGCTGACAATTCCCTAGCAAGCGTAAGAATTTCTAACATTGCCGCAGCAAGTATCATTAAACAAAAGTATAAAATTAGACCACTCGTACACTTAGCTTGCCGTGATAGAAACTTAATCGGCTTGCAATCTCATCTAATGGGACTTTCGTTACTTGGCATTAATGACATACTAACGATTACGGGTGACCCTTCTAAAGTGGGTAACTTCCCAGGCGCAACAAGTGTATTCGACGTTAATTCTAGCGGATTAGCTGAAATCATTACACAGTTTAATCAAGGTATAAACGCAGATGGAGATACATTGAGAAGCAATACCAACTTCTCTGTTGCAGGTGCATTCAATCCAAATGTAAGACGACTAGAACCAGCAGTCAAAAGATTAGAAAAAAAGATTGAATCTGGAATGGAATACTTTATTACACAACCGATTTATGAACCTGAAAGAGTTAAAGAAATATATGAAGCAACCAAACATATAGACGCCCCGATTTTCATTGGTATTATGCCAATTACGAATTACAATAACGCACTCTTCTTACACAACGAAGTACCTGGTATTAAACTATCAGATACGGTGCTAAACGCCTTTGAAAAAGTCAAAGATGACAGAGATGCTACAAGAGAACTCAGTATTAATTTGAGTAAACAATTGATTGATGCAGTACACCAATATTTTAATGGACTGTACTTAGTTACACCATTTTTAAAATATGATTTAACAGTTGAATTAGCAAATTATTCAAAACTAAAAACTGGAACACAAACCAAGGAGGCAATATTATGA
- a CDS encoding DUF951 domain-containing protein produces MIKSYELNDIVEMKKQHACGYNRFKIIRLGADVRIKCEECSRSIMLPRQDFNKKIKKILVKGQGE; encoded by the coding sequence ATGATCAAATCGTATGAGTTAAATGATATCGTTGAAATGAAAAAACAACACGCATGTGGGTATAATAGATTTAAAATTATAAGACTCGGTGCAGATGTTAGAATAAAATGTGAAGAATGTTCTCGTAGTATCATGCTACCAAGACAAGATTTTAATAAAAAAATTAAAAAAATATTAGTAAAAGGACAAGGTGAATAA
- the ychF gene encoding redox-regulated ATPase YchF, with amino-acid sequence MALTAGIVGLPNVGKSTLFNAITKAGALAANYPFATIDPNVGIVEVPDHRLQELTKLVKPKKTVPTAFEFTDIAGIVKGASKGEGLGNKFLSHIREVDAICQVVRAFVDENVTHVSGKVDPIDDIEVINMELVLADLESVEKRYERVAKMAKQKDKDAVAEEKVLAKIKETLENNNPVRSLEFTPEEKAIVKHLSLLTSKPMLYVANVAEDEVANPENNEFVQKIEEYASNEGSQVIVISAKIEEELATLDDEDCEMFLEDLGVEEAGLDKLIRASYNLLGLATYFTAGEQEVRAWTFKEGMTAPQCAGIIHTDFERGFIRAETVSYDDLLANNGMNGAKEAGKVRLEGKEYLMKDGDVVHFRFNV; translated from the coding sequence ATGGCATTAACAGCTGGCATAGTAGGATTACCAAACGTAGGTAAATCAACATTATTTAACGCAATTACGAAAGCAGGAGCACTTGCAGCGAACTATCCTTTCGCAACAATCGATCCAAATGTAGGGATTGTAGAAGTACCAGACCATCGTTTACAAGAATTAACGAAATTAGTCAAACCTAAGAAAACTGTACCAACAGCATTCGAATTTACAGATATTGCAGGTATCGTTAAAGGTGCATCTAAAGGTGAAGGGTTAGGAAATAAATTCTTATCACATATCCGTGAAGTAGATGCGATTTGCCAAGTCGTACGTGCATTTGTTGATGAAAATGTTACACACGTATCAGGAAAAGTAGATCCAATCGATGATATTGAAGTTATTAATATGGAATTAGTATTAGCTGACTTAGAATCAGTAGAAAAACGCTATGAAAGAGTAGCAAAAATGGCAAAACAAAAAGATAAAGATGCCGTAGCAGAAGAAAAAGTATTAGCAAAAATTAAAGAAACATTAGAAAACAATAACCCAGTAAGAAGTTTAGAATTCACACCAGAAGAAAAAGCAATCGTGAAACATTTAAGCTTACTCACTTCTAAACCAATGTTATATGTAGCAAACGTAGCAGAAGATGAAGTAGCAAACCCAGAAAATAACGAATTCGTACAAAAAATCGAAGAATACGCAAGTAACGAAGGTTCACAAGTTATCGTGATTTCAGCAAAAATCGAAGAAGAATTAGCAACATTAGATGACGAAGACTGCGAAATGTTCTTAGAAGATTTAGGCGTAGAAGAAGCAGGATTAGACAAATTAATCCGTGCATCATATAACTTATTAGGATTAGCAACATACTTTACAGCAGGTGAACAAGAAGTAAGAGCATGGACATTTAAAGAAGGCATGACAGCACCACAATGTGCCGGAATCATCCATACAGACTTCGAAAGAGGCTTTATAAGAGCAGAAACCGTAAGTTATGACGATTTATTAGCAAATAACGGCATGAACGGTGCTAAAGAAGCGGGTAAAGTAAGATTAGAAGGTAAAGAATACCTAATGAAAGACGGAGACGTTGTACACTTTAGATTTAATGTGTAA
- a CDS encoding ParB/RepB/Spo0J family partition protein, which yields MKERNQALTDKISYNHSHDKIVELPLEKLRRNPYQPRDYFDEEALRDLTQSISQHGVLQPIVVRETIKGYDIVVGERRFRASQLANKESVPAIIKNLTDEEMLELAIIENIQRENLKPLEEAKSYAMMMEELNLKQQDVADRLGKSRSYIANVLRLLNLPPSVKKLINEEKISSAHGRTLLGLDKKHQLDQVAKKVVKEHMSVRALEEYIKQLNAHGQDKKKKTKQSKPNFLVKHEYQLKEKFGTNIDISKTKKAGKISLEFNSEEEYKRILELLLEE from the coding sequence ATGAAAGAAAGAAATCAGGCATTAACAGATAAGATTTCTTATAACCATAGTCATGATAAAATTGTTGAACTTCCTTTAGAAAAATTAAGAAGGAATCCATATCAACCGAGAGATTATTTTGATGAAGAAGCTTTGAGAGATTTAACGCAGTCAATTTCACAACATGGTGTATTACAACCAATCGTCGTAAGAGAAACAATAAAAGGATACGACATCGTTGTAGGTGAAAGAAGATTTAGAGCAAGCCAATTAGCTAACAAAGAGTCAGTACCGGCAATCATTAAAAATTTAACCGATGAAGAAATGTTAGAACTTGCAATTATTGAGAATATTCAACGTGAGAATTTAAAACCTCTAGAAGAAGCAAAAAGTTATGCGATGATGATGGAAGAACTGAATTTAAAACAACAAGATGTAGCAGATAGATTAGGGAAATCAAGATCATACATTGCAAATGTCTTAAGGTTGCTGAACTTGCCACCAAGTGTAAAAAAATTAATCAACGAAGAAAAAATATCAAGTGCACATGGTAGAACATTACTTGGATTAGATAAAAAACATCAACTAGATCAAGTGGCTAAAAAAGTTGTAAAAGAACATATGAGTGTTAGAGCATTAGAAGAATATATTAAACAATTAAATGCTCATGGCCAAGATAAGAAAAAGAAAACGAAACAATCGAAACCTAATTTCTTAGTCAAACATGAATATCAATTAAAAGAAAAATTTGGAACGAATATTGATATTTCTAAGACTAAAAAAGCAGGCAAAATTTCTCTTGAATTTAATTCTGAAGAAGAATATAAGAGAATATTAGAATTATTGTTAGAAGAATAA
- the metC gene encoding cystathionine beta-lyase MetC, whose translation MSYSKETSLILDSTRGNEHLSSNQPLYYSSTYHQETLGGNQEFDYARSGNPNRKLLEEKLADLEGGNYGFAFSSGIAAITAVFLTLKPGDHVILPDDVYGGTFRLTEQILKKFEIEFTTVDQTDLQNIKEAVQENTKLIYVETPSNPLFKVTDIDGVSQIARKHDALLAVDNTFMTPLGQSPLKLGADIVVHSATKFLGRHSDLIAGAVVVNDPELKNEIYLIQNGTGSGLSVYDSWTLAKHLKTLPIRFKQSVYNTEQIYRYLIDNEAIETVYYPITNDTHLRQAKNGGAVLGFRLKDESKAQAFVDHLNIPLVSVSLGGVETILSHPATMSHAAIPEEVRAERGITNGLFRLSVGLEDVKELITDIDWALKEATYESKRSVKEPNFSS comes from the coding sequence ATGAGCTATTCAAAAGAAACATCTTTAATATTGGATTCCACTAGAGGTAACGAGCACTTATCAAGCAATCAACCATTATATTATTCATCCACTTATCATCAAGAAACTTTAGGTGGCAATCAAGAATTTGACTATGCACGCAGTGGTAACCCTAATAGAAAGTTACTTGAAGAAAAGTTAGCAGATTTAGAAGGCGGTAATTACGGATTTGCATTTAGTTCAGGAATTGCTGCAATAACAGCTGTCTTCTTAACATTGAAACCAGGAGACCACGTGATTCTACCAGATGATGTTTACGGTGGAACGTTCAGACTAACAGAGCAAATTCTTAAGAAATTTGAAATAGAATTTACAACTGTCGATCAAACAGACTTACAAAATATCAAAGAAGCTGTTCAAGAAAATACGAAACTTATCTATGTTGAAACACCTTCTAACCCACTTTTTAAAGTGACAGATATTGATGGTGTTAGCCAAATTGCACGTAAACACGACGCACTATTAGCTGTCGATAATACATTTATGACACCGTTAGGACAATCACCATTGAAACTAGGTGCTGACATTGTCGTTCATTCAGCTACGAAATTCTTAGGCCGTCACAGTGACCTCATAGCAGGCGCAGTAGTCGTGAATGACCCAGAACTTAAAAATGAAATTTATCTTATTCAAAATGGTACAGGTTCTGGATTAAGCGTTTATGATTCTTGGACACTTGCTAAACATTTAAAGACATTACCAATTAGATTTAAACAATCTGTTTATAACACAGAACAAATTTATAGATATTTAATCGATAATGAAGCAATTGAAACAGTCTATTATCCAATCACAAATGACACACATTTAAGACAAGCTAAAAATGGCGGTGCCGTACTCGGATTCAGACTTAAAGATGAATCAAAAGCACAAGCATTTGTTGACCATCTTAATATCCCACTTGTATCTGTAAGCTTAGGCGGTGTTGAAACGATTCTTTCTCACCCAGCTACAATGAGTCACGCAGCCATCCCTGAAGAAGTGAGAGCTGAACGTGGTATCACTAACGGATTATTTAGATTGTCAGTCGGCTTAGAAGATGTCAAAGAATTGATCACAGATATCGATTGGGCATTAAAGGAGGCTACATATGAGTCTAAAAGAAGCGTTAAAGAACCAAATTTTAGTAGCTGA
- the ssb gene encoding single-stranded DNA-binding protein → MINRVVLVGRLTKDPEYRVTPSGVQVATFTLAINRTYTNQQGEREADFINCVVFRRPAENVNNYLSKGSLAGVEGRLQSRSYENQEGRRVYVTEVVCDSVQFLEPKGANQRQSGNDNQSYNQNNNEFQNYGQDFGGNQQQGQKAPSNQQSNNQQSSNPFANANGPIDISDDDLPF, encoded by the coding sequence ATGATTAATCGTGTTGTATTAGTCGGTCGATTAACTAAAGATCCGGAATACAGAGTAACACCCTCAGGCGTTCAAGTTGCTACTTTTACTTTAGCTATTAATCGTACTTATACGAATCAGCAAGGTGAAAGAGAAGCTGACTTTATCAACTGTGTTGTATTTAGACGTCCCGCAGAGAATGTAAACAATTACTTATCTAAAGGTAGTCTGGCAGGAGTTGAAGGTCGTCTACAATCTCGTAGCTACGAGAACCAAGAAGGTCGTCGTGTTTATGTAACTGAAGTTGTTTGTGACAGTGTTCAATTCCTTGAACCAAAAGGCGCAAATCAACGTCAATCTGGTAATGATAATCAATCATATAACCAAAATAATAACGAATTCCAAAATTATGGACAAGACTTTGGTGGTAACCAACAACAAGGACAAAAAGCACCTTCAAATCAACAGTCAAATAATCAACAATCAAGTAATCCATTTGCAAACGCTAATGGCCCAATTGATATCAGTGATGATGATTTGCCGTTCTAA
- a CDS encoding PLP-dependent transferase, with product MKSTQLAQISLTKDHTGATTNPIYLSTAYQHEKLGCSTGFDYTRTKNPTRSNFEEAFAKLEGGKYSFATSSGMASIQLVCNLFKPNDEILVSFDLYGGTFRLFEFYEKQYNIKFKYIDFSNIDEVNASINEHTHAFFIEPISNPLMFSVDLKPLYEIAQARNILTIIDNTFLTPYLSTPLKDGADIVLHSATKYISGHNDVLAGIVTVSDDYLGELLGQFHNMIGATLSPFDSYLLLRGLKTLHLRLDRSTENAQKLAQSLQSVESIDEVLYSGQTGMLSIRLNNAYSVDSFLQNIKLCIFAESLGGTETFITFPYTQTHVDMADEEKDKRGIDEYLLRLSIGIEDYEDIYKDILQALKNSRKEGVSI from the coding sequence ATGAAATCTACTCAACTCGCTCAAATTTCATTAACTAAAGACCATACCGGGGCAACTACAAACCCGATTTATCTTTCAACAGCCTATCAACATGAAAAATTAGGTTGTTCAACCGGCTTTGATTATACAAGAACGAAAAATCCAACTCGCTCAAATTTTGAAGAGGCATTTGCCAAACTTGAAGGTGGTAAATACTCATTTGCAACTTCAAGCGGTATGGCTAGTATCCAATTAGTTTGTAACTTATTTAAACCAAATGATGAAATCTTAGTGTCATTCGATTTATATGGCGGCACATTTAGACTATTTGAATTTTATGAAAAACAATACAACATCAAATTTAAGTACATTGATTTTTCAAATATTGATGAAGTAAACGCATCGATTAATGAACATACACACGCATTCTTTATTGAACCCATTTCAAATCCGTTAATGTTCTCAGTAGACTTAAAGCCTTTATATGAAATTGCACAAGCAAGAAATATATTAACGATTATCGATAACACGTTCTTAACACCTTACTTATCAACACCATTAAAAGACGGTGCTGACATCGTCTTACATTCTGCTACAAAGTACATAAGTGGTCATAATGATGTGTTAGCTGGCATTGTCACTGTATCAGATGACTACTTAGGTGAATTGCTTGGCCAATTTCATAATATGATCGGTGCAACACTCTCACCATTCGATAGTTATTTATTACTAAGAGGCTTAAAGACATTACATTTACGACTTGACCGTTCTACTGAAAATGCTCAAAAGTTAGCACAATCACTTCAATCTGTTGAAAGCATTGATGAAGTTCTTTACTCAGGTCAAACCGGAATGTTAAGTATCCGTTTAAACAATGCATATAGCGTTGATAGCTTCTTACAAAATATTAAATTATGTATATTTGCTGAAAGTCTTGGCGGTACTGAAACATTTATCACATTCCCATATACACAAACACATGTAGATATGGCAGATGAAGAAAAAGATAAACGCGGTATAGATGAATATTTACTCCGTTTATCTATTGGAATAGAAGATTATGAAGATATTTACAAAGACATACTACAAGCCTTAAAAAATTCAAGAAAAGAAGGAGTGTCAATATGA
- the rpsF gene encoding 30S ribosomal protein S6, which translates to MRTYEVMYVVRPNIEDEARKAVVERFKGILSSNGSEIIEEKDWGKRRLAYEIQDFTEGFYNIVRVKSENDEAISEFDRLAKISDDIIRHIVVREEEK; encoded by the coding sequence ATGAGAACATATGAAGTAATGTACGTAGTACGTCCAAATATCGAAGACGAAGCTAGAAAAGCTGTCGTTGAGCGTTTTAAAGGAATCTTATCTTCAAACGGTTCAGAAATCATCGAAGAAAAGGATTGGGGTAAACGTCGTTTAGCTTATGAAATCCAAGACTTCACAGAAGGTTTCTACAACATCGTTAGAGTTAAGTCTGAAAATGACGAAGCTATCAGTGAATTTGATCGTTTAGCAAAAATCTCTGATGATATCATTCGTCACATCGTAGTACGCGAAGAAGAAAAATAA
- a CDS encoding mechanosensitive ion channel family protein gives MNKIMNIIHKLIAPFMDPENWQKWIEQILIGIFYIVLAYVIIKVLHKVVEKFFTTKYGTKRVGKSNKRAKTMVNLLQNVISYVVWFIVATTILSNLGIRVESIIAGAGVVGLAIGFGAQTLVKDVITGFFIIFENQFDVGDYIKINTTGTTVAEGTVQSIGMRSTRILSFAGDLTILPNGTMNEIVNFSIHNGMAIVEIPVSIKEDLDEVESKLNEFLPTVKERYEIFIKDPEILGVETVTAGEATIKIAGETEPNQHLSGARILRREVKSFFDKEGIQAPIPTMVSYNPNNIQ, from the coding sequence GTGAATAAGATTATGAACATCATCCATAAATTGATAGCCCCATTTATGGATCCAGAAAATTGGCAGAAGTGGATAGAACAAATATTAATTGGCATATTCTACATTGTATTAGCTTACGTCATTATTAAAGTACTTCATAAAGTCGTAGAGAAATTCTTTACAACGAAATACGGAACTAAGAGGGTAGGGAAGTCTAACAAGCGCGCTAAAACAATGGTTAACTTACTTCAAAATGTTATTTCCTATGTCGTATGGTTTATAGTTGCGACAACCATTTTAAGCAATTTAGGTATAAGAGTTGAAAGTATTATTGCTGGTGCCGGTGTTGTAGGGTTGGCAATTGGTTTCGGCGCACAAACTTTAGTGAAAGATGTCATTACAGGCTTCTTTATTATTTTCGAAAATCAATTTGATGTTGGCGATTATATAAAAATTAATACTACAGGTACCACTGTTGCGGAAGGTACTGTACAATCAATAGGAATGAGATCTACAAGAATATTATCGTTTGCTGGTGATTTAACGATACTTCCTAATGGTACAATGAATGAGATTGTAAACTTCTCAATTCATAACGGTATGGCTATTGTAGAAATCCCCGTATCTATTAAAGAAGATTTAGATGAAGTTGAAAGTAAGTTAAATGAATTTTTACCAACAGTTAAAGAAAGATATGAAATTTTCATTAAAGATCCTGAAATTTTAGGTGTAGAAACTGTGACAGCAGGGGAAGCAACAATTAAAATAGCAGGTGAAACAGAACCAAACCAACATTTATCAGGTGCTAGAATTTTAAGAAGAGAAGTGAAATCTTTCTTCGATAAAGAAGGTATTCAAGCGCCAATTCCAACAATGGTTTCTTATAATCCAAATAACATTCAATAA